A section of the Bombus fervidus isolate BK054 chromosome 9, iyBomFerv1, whole genome shotgun sequence genome encodes:
- the LOC139990476 gene encoding stAR-related lipid transfer protein 7, mitochondrial isoform X1: MYVVQCSGLLSKQLSSNCIRNGTRLASSFGQYENCGRFCEYRNRVALWLKQQSGQVAKACARQFEFIAAQRIRRSLQIFHLYTRIWDEVALKEFMKNWKRRTMRNARHFLTSSIGVTMYNWDRERINEEELNSCRRDIEEIHKLKDITVICPKCHLRIMIDAQQPGIKYCTCYGNKFNATSNQDSEGWRPYIERQDMLIWRREEPNSGGLFAYKVYGTFSDVTAEDFLQTQIDLDYRKKWDLTARELKIIDTDPKSEKSVDNGTDVIYWETIWPRLFTNRDYVYQRRWIMDKEEQLIVIISKVTEHPNVPTKPGIYRVTTYWSYMVIRPYTELHQPGIEFGLTYFDDPGVNIPSAITAWVAMSGLPDFLIRMRQASKNYQSYKSAKESTNISNATHISSSNDNVSKQNAEENNTQNDKETEIVSERDTMECDFVEEVETLTFPETQVCDESDEDIDSTADTTDEGRSSLRYFFLTKLFV; the protein is encoded by the exons ATGTATGTGGTGCAATGTTCTGGCTTATTATCAAAACAACTGAGTTCGAATTGCATTCGAAATGGAACCAGGTTAGCATCTTCTTTTGGTCAGTATGAGAACTGTGGAAGATTTTGTGAATATCGCAATAGAGTAGCATTGTGGTTGAAACAACAAAGCGGTCAGGTAGCCAAAGCTTGTGCCAGGCAGTTTGAATTCATTGCTGCCCAACGTATTCGAAGGAGCTTGcagatatttcatttatatacacGAATATGGGATGAGGTGGCACTTAaggaatttatgaaaaattggaaacgtCGTACAATGAGGAATGCTAGACATTTTCTAACGAGCAGCATTGGTGTAACAATGTACAATTGGGACCGTGAAAGGATAAATGAAGAAGAACTCAACAG CTGTAGACGGGATATTGAAGAAATTCACAAATTAAAGGACATTACAGTTATTTGCCCAAAATGTCACCTAAGAATTATGATAGATGCTCAGCAACCTGGCATAAAATATTGCACATGCTATGGCAATAAATTTAATGCTACTTCTAATCAAGATT CGGAGGGATGGAGACCGTACATAGAACGGCAAGATATGCTCATTTGGAGGAGGGAAGAACCAAACTCTGGAGGATTATTTGCTTATAAAGTATATGGTACATTTTCGGATGTTACTGCTGAAGATTTTCTGCAAACCCAGATAGATCTGGATTATAGGAAGAAGTGGGATTTAACTGCccgagaattaaaaattatagatacTGACCCAAAATCGGAAAAGTCTGTTGATAATGGTACTGATGTTATATATTGGGAAACGATATGGCCG AGATTATTTACAAACAGAGACTATGTATATCAACGACGATGGATTATGGACAAAGAAGAACAGTTAATCGTAATTATAAGTAAAGTAACAGAACATCCTAATGTACCTACCAAACCAGGAATATACAg AGTCACAACTTATTGGTCGTACATGGTGATAAGGCCTTATACAGAACTCCACCAACCAGGCATCGAATTTGGATTGACGTACTTTGATGATCCTGGTGTGAATATTCCATCTGCTATTACTGCATGGGTTGCAATGTCag GATTGCCAGACTTTTTAATTCGTATGAGGCAAGCATCGAAAAATTATCAAAGTTATAAATCTGCAAAAGAGAgtacaaatatttctaatgCTACTCATATTTCTTCGAGCAACGATAATGTTTCTAAGCAAAACGCGGAGGAAAATAACACTCAAAACGATAAAGAGACTGAAATAGTGAGCGAAAGGGATACGATGGAATGTGATTTTGTTGAAGAAGTCGAGACTCTGACGTTCCCAGAAACGCAAGTATGCGACGAGAGCGACGAAGATATAGATAGTACAGCAGATACAACCGACGAAGGCAGGAGTTCATTacgttatttttttcttacaaaGTTATTTGTCTGA
- the LOC139990476 gene encoding stAR-related lipid transfer protein 7, mitochondrial isoform X2 gives MYVVQCSGLLSKQLSSNCIRNGTRLASSFGQYENCGRFCEYRNRVALWLKQQSGQVAKACARQFEFIAAQRIRRSLQIFHLYTRIWDEVALKEFMKNWKRRTMRNARHFLTSSIGVTMYNWDRERINEEELNSCRRDIEEIHKLKDITVICPKCHLRIMIDAQQPGIKYCTCYGNKFNATSNQDSEGWRPYIERQDMLIWRREEPNSGGLFAYKVYGTFSDVTAEDFLQTQIDLDYRKKWDLTARELKIIDTDPKSEKSVDNGTDVIYWETIWPRLFTNRDYVYQRRWIMDKEEQLIVIISKVTEHPNVPTKPGIYRVTTYWSYMVIRPYTELHQPGIEFGLTYFDDPGVNIPSAITAWVAMSGLPDFLIRMRQASKNYQSYKSAKESTNISNATHISSSNDNVSKQNAEENNTQNDKETEIVSERDTMECDFVEEVETLTFPETQVCDESDEDIDSTADTTDEESL, from the exons ATGTATGTGGTGCAATGTTCTGGCTTATTATCAAAACAACTGAGTTCGAATTGCATTCGAAATGGAACCAGGTTAGCATCTTCTTTTGGTCAGTATGAGAACTGTGGAAGATTTTGTGAATATCGCAATAGAGTAGCATTGTGGTTGAAACAACAAAGCGGTCAGGTAGCCAAAGCTTGTGCCAGGCAGTTTGAATTCATTGCTGCCCAACGTATTCGAAGGAGCTTGcagatatttcatttatatacacGAATATGGGATGAGGTGGCACTTAaggaatttatgaaaaattggaaacgtCGTACAATGAGGAATGCTAGACATTTTCTAACGAGCAGCATTGGTGTAACAATGTACAATTGGGACCGTGAAAGGATAAATGAAGAAGAACTCAACAG CTGTAGACGGGATATTGAAGAAATTCACAAATTAAAGGACATTACAGTTATTTGCCCAAAATGTCACCTAAGAATTATGATAGATGCTCAGCAACCTGGCATAAAATATTGCACATGCTATGGCAATAAATTTAATGCTACTTCTAATCAAGATT CGGAGGGATGGAGACCGTACATAGAACGGCAAGATATGCTCATTTGGAGGAGGGAAGAACCAAACTCTGGAGGATTATTTGCTTATAAAGTATATGGTACATTTTCGGATGTTACTGCTGAAGATTTTCTGCAAACCCAGATAGATCTGGATTATAGGAAGAAGTGGGATTTAACTGCccgagaattaaaaattatagatacTGACCCAAAATCGGAAAAGTCTGTTGATAATGGTACTGATGTTATATATTGGGAAACGATATGGCCG AGATTATTTACAAACAGAGACTATGTATATCAACGACGATGGATTATGGACAAAGAAGAACAGTTAATCGTAATTATAAGTAAAGTAACAGAACATCCTAATGTACCTACCAAACCAGGAATATACAg AGTCACAACTTATTGGTCGTACATGGTGATAAGGCCTTATACAGAACTCCACCAACCAGGCATCGAATTTGGATTGACGTACTTTGATGATCCTGGTGTGAATATTCCATCTGCTATTACTGCATGGGTTGCAATGTCag GATTGCCAGACTTTTTAATTCGTATGAGGCAAGCATCGAAAAATTATCAAAGTTATAAATCTGCAAAAGAGAgtacaaatatttctaatgCTACTCATATTTCTTCGAGCAACGATAATGTTTCTAAGCAAAACGCGGAGGAAAATAACACTCAAAACGATAAAGAGACTGAAATAGTGAGCGAAAGGGATACGATGGAATGTGATTTTGTTGAAGAAGTCGAGACTCTGACGTTCCCAGAAACGCAAGTATGCGACGAGAGCGACGAAGATATAGATAGTACAGCAGATACAACCGACGAAG AAAGTCTTTaa
- the LOC141445833 gene encoding uncharacterized protein produces the protein IAKNLEKGLLRTYKKVLGLVIHSRIHFRRTHNLEDQKRAARSFRIALVALNAIPTDDMHRKVRLEFLVFSIILLLCLILNSGAEAQLNFSTGWGKRSQRLEWSAVRPECPSQARPSLEQLLNVYHLIQMEARKMLECRKLNE, from the exons ATTGCCAAGAATCTCGAGAAGGGGTTGCTGAGAACCTATAAAAAAGTTCTCGGCCTGGTTATCCACAGTCGTATTCACTTCCGGCGGACACACAATCTCGAGGACCAGAAACGAGCAGCACGATCTTTTCGAATCGCGTTGGTCGCTTTAAACGCAATTCCCACTGACGACAT GCATCGTAAAGTTCGACTCGAGTTTCTCGTTTTCTCtataatattgctattatGCTTGATCCTGAATTCTGGAGCTGAAGCTCAGCTAAACTTTTCAACCGGCTGGGGAAAAAGAAGCCAGAGACTCGAATGGAGTGCCGTTAGACCCGAGTGCCCTTCGCAGGCTAGACCTTCGCTCGAACAGCTGCTAAACGTTTACCATTTGATACAG ATGGAAGCGCGAAAAATGTTGGAGTGTCGGAAGCTGAACGAGTGA